The sequence below is a genomic window from Rhodoflexus caldus.
TGTTGCTGATTGTTTATACATACATTGGTTACGGCATCTTACTATGGTTATTGATACAAGTTAAAAGGCTTTTTGCACCGCCAAGGCTTACCCCTGCACTACCTGACGAACAATTGCCTTTTGTCAGTTTTATAGTGGCTGCCTACAACGAGCAGGACTACATTGTTGCCAAGGCTAACAACACGCTATCGCTCGATTACCCGCCCGAGAAGTTGCAAATTATTTTTATTACCGACGGCTCAACGGATGCTACACCTTCGCTTTTGCAGGCTTTTGCCGACCGTATTACCTGCCTTCATCAGCCCGGGCGTGCCGGTAAAATAGCGGCTGTTCATCGTGCCATGCAGTTTGCCGTCGGTGAGATATGTGTATTTACTGATGCCAACACCATGCTGAATAAAGAAGCGCTGCGCGAAATTGTAAAGCATTATCAACACGCCGATGTAGGGGCGGTGGCAGGCGAAAAAAGGGTTGCTTCTGCCGACAATGCCACTGCGGGAGAGGGGATTTACTGGAAATATGAAAGTTTTCTGAAACGGTTGGATTACGAACTTTTCAGCGTGGTAGGTGCGGCAGGCGAACTGTTTTCCATTCGTCGGGCTTTGTACATGTCTGTGCCTGCCAATACCCTGCTCGATGACTTTATGATTTCTCTTCGCATAGCTGCCCGCGGATATCGCGTGGCTTATGCACCGGAGGCTTATGCTCTGGAAACGGCCTCTGCCAAT
It includes:
- a CDS encoding glycosyltransferase family 2 protein encodes the protein MTAFFWVCLLLIVYTYIGYGILLWLLIQVKRLFAPPRLTPALPDEQLPFVSFIVAAYNEQDYIVAKANNTLSLDYPPEKLQIIFITDGSTDATPSLLQAFADRITCLHQPGRAGKIAAVHRAMQFAVGEICVFTDANTMLNKEALREIVKHYQHADVGAVAGEKRVASADNATAGEGIYWKYESFLKRLDYELFSVVGAAGELFSIRRALYMSVPANTLLDDFMISLRIAARGYRVAYAPEAYALETASANINEEMKRKIRISAGGIQSIIWLLPLLNIFRYGWLSFQYISHRVLRWSLTPLALLLILPLNVMLWQQGVVYQILLVGQVIFYTAAATGWLLATRRVKVKAFFIPFYFAMMNYCVFLGFLRYLKGSQSVLWEKAKRG